From the genome of Ralstonia pickettii, one region includes:
- a CDS encoding helix-turn-helix domain-containing protein: MKKLDTWLLQELADRKFAHAFLETEANARFAAQVRALRKQHGWTEADLATASRLTGAAISDIENARLNLLQLISLRKLARAFDVHLSLKFESTVDGAVEVVRFVETDLAVPSREAELRMHGVYSVLPPRFGQPE, encoded by the coding sequence ATGAAGAAGCTCGATACATGGCTGCTTCAAGAGCTGGCAGACCGGAAGTTTGCCCATGCATTCTTGGAGACCGAGGCCAATGCCCGCTTCGCCGCGCAGGTGCGGGCCTTACGCAAACAACATGGATGGACCGAGGCCGATCTGGCAACGGCGTCGCGCCTGACCGGTGCGGCCATCTCCGATATCGAAAACGCACGGCTGAATTTGCTGCAGTTGATATCGCTGCGAAAGCTGGCGCGCGCTTTCGATGTTCACCTCAGTCTCAAGTTTGAAAGCACAGTCGATGGGGCGGTTGAGGTCGTGCGCTTTGTCGAGACAGACCTGGCAGTGCCCTCACGCGAGGCCGAACTGCGCATGCACGGTGTGTACTCGGTCTTGCCTCCGCGCTTCGGGCAGCCTGAGTAA